One stretch of Burkholderia oklahomensis C6786 DNA includes these proteins:
- a CDS encoding family 2A encapsulin nanocompartment cargo protein cysteine desulfurase, whose amino-acid sequence MTIPTPTVNPATGAAPVALPEATLPAGLPDPATLARLASAFLAALPGQAAAPDVGAGSGATGGVPSALPAAAPILASVSNPAPAGSPLAGPGGTGTGMPGAGVPPGKVPGANLASAPTHVLSLGNRAPALVPHAAAQNGLPDGVVSIAPALEPRAGGIALGVPPVQAPLSAPPALAQSDVAGARSSPYYFVDGARDGWQRDAAQIVVPQHGIASPGAFGLPDEDALRDLLSFQRPAADRHGDARYFIDDTEPRPAAFQALGAGAHPPFDVDAIRRDFPILAERVNGKPLVWFDNAATTHKPQSVIDRLAYFYAHENSNIHRAAHTLAGRATDAYEHARATVQRFIGAASPDEIVFVRGTTEAINLIAKTWGVQNVGEGDEIVVSHLEHHANIVPWQQLAASQGATLRVIPVDDSGQVRLDEYRKLLNDRTKIVSVTQVSNALGTVVPVREIVELAHRAGAKALVDGAQSISHMRVDVQALDADFFVFSGHKIYGPTGIGVVYGKRALLDDMPPWQGGGNMIADVTFERTVFQPPPNRFEAGTGNIADAVGLGAALDYVTRIGIENIARYEHDLLAYATSVLAPVPGVRLVGTARDKASVLSFVLKGHETEEVGQALNEQGIAVRSGHHCAQPILRRFGLEATVRPSFAFYNTCDEVDLMIDVVRRLAARRA is encoded by the coding sequence ATGACTATCCCGACACCTACCGTTAATCCCGCAACGGGCGCGGCGCCCGTCGCGCTGCCGGAAGCGACGCTGCCCGCCGGATTGCCCGATCCGGCGACGCTCGCGCGTCTCGCGTCGGCGTTTCTCGCGGCGCTGCCGGGGCAGGCCGCCGCGCCGGACGTCGGCGCTGGAAGCGGTGCGACGGGCGGCGTGCCGTCGGCATTGCCGGCGGCCGCACCGATTCTCGCATCGGTTTCGAATCCCGCGCCGGCGGGCTCGCCGCTCGCCGGACCCGGCGGCACGGGAACGGGCATGCCGGGTGCGGGTGTGCCGCCGGGAAAGGTGCCCGGCGCGAACCTCGCGTCCGCGCCAACGCATGTGCTGTCGCTGGGCAATCGCGCGCCCGCGCTCGTTCCGCACGCGGCTGCGCAGAACGGATTGCCGGATGGCGTCGTGTCGATCGCGCCCGCGCTCGAGCCGCGCGCCGGCGGCATCGCGCTCGGCGTGCCGCCCGTGCAGGCGCCCCTTTCCGCACCCCCGGCGCTCGCGCAGTCTGACGTCGCGGGCGCGCGTTCGTCGCCGTATTACTTCGTCGACGGCGCACGGGATGGCTGGCAGCGCGATGCGGCGCAGATCGTCGTGCCGCAGCATGGAATCGCGTCGCCGGGTGCGTTCGGCCTGCCGGACGAAGACGCGTTGCGCGATCTGCTGTCGTTCCAGCGGCCGGCGGCGGACAGGCATGGTGATGCGCGCTACTTCATCGACGATACAGAGCCGCGGCCCGCGGCATTCCAGGCGCTCGGCGCCGGTGCGCATCCGCCGTTCGACGTCGATGCGATCCGCCGCGACTTCCCGATTCTCGCCGAGCGCGTGAACGGCAAGCCGCTCGTCTGGTTCGACAACGCGGCGACGACGCACAAGCCGCAGTCGGTGATCGACCGGCTCGCGTACTTCTACGCGCACGAGAATTCGAACATCCACCGCGCGGCGCACACGCTCGCGGGTCGCGCGACGGATGCATACGAGCACGCGCGAGCGACCGTGCAGCGCTTCATCGGCGCGGCGTCGCCGGACGAGATCGTGTTCGTGCGCGGTACGACGGAGGCGATCAACCTGATCGCAAAAACGTGGGGAGTCCAGAACGTTGGAGAAGGCGACGAGATCGTCGTGTCGCATCTGGAGCATCACGCGAACATCGTGCCGTGGCAGCAGCTCGCCGCGTCGCAAGGCGCGACGCTGCGCGTGATCCCGGTCGACGATTCGGGGCAGGTGCGGCTCGACGAATACCGGAAGCTCCTCAACGATCGCACGAAGATCGTGTCGGTGACGCAAGTATCGAACGCGCTCGGCACCGTCGTGCCGGTTCGCGAGATCGTCGAGCTTGCGCATCGCGCGGGCGCGAAGGCGCTCGTCGACGGCGCGCAGTCGATCTCGCACATGCGCGTCGACGTGCAGGCGCTCGACGCCGACTTCTTCGTGTTTTCCGGGCACAAGATCTATGGGCCGACGGGCATCGGCGTCGTGTACGGCAAGCGTGCGCTGCTCGACGACATGCCGCCGTGGCAGGGCGGCGGCAACATGATCGCCGACGTGACGTTCGAGCGCACCGTGTTCCAGCCGCCGCCGAATCGTTTCGAGGCAGGGACGGGCAACATTGCCGACGCGGTCGGGCTCGGCGCGGCGCTCGACTACGTGACGCGGATCGGCATCGAGAACATCGCGCGGTACGAGCACGATCTGCTTGCGTACGCGACGAGCGTGCTCGCGCCGGTGCCGGGCGTGCGGCTCGTCGGAACCGCGCGCGACAAGGCGAGCGTGCTGTCGTTCGTGCTGAAGGGCCATGAGACGGAAGAGGTCGGGCAGGCGCTGAACGAGCAAGGCATCGCGGTGCGCTCCGGGCATCACTGCGCGCAGCCGATCTTGCGCCGCTTCGGACTCGAAGCCACCGTGCGTCCGTCGTTCGCGTTCTACAACACTTGCGACGAGGTCGATTTGATGATCGACGTCGTGCGGCGGCTGGCTGCGCGACGCGCATAA
- a CDS encoding cytochrome b produces the protein MTRSTRTSDRYDRLSRLLHWSVAALVLAQFVLGWTMPDVHGTTPPAGLVAWHVALGTALIAVIAARLLWSLVRRSPPAHQQNALLSFAASAVHKLLYVALIAVPLLGWLNANGRTWQLKLAGVVPLPTIAAPHSLGASIGEWHSLSATLFIVLIGMHAFAALVHRFVMKDGAFERMI, from the coding sequence ATGACACGCTCCACCCGAACCTCAGATCGTTACGACCGGCTCAGCCGCCTCCTGCACTGGAGCGTCGCCGCGCTCGTGCTCGCCCAATTCGTGCTCGGCTGGACGATGCCGGACGTGCACGGCACGACGCCGCCCGCCGGCCTCGTCGCGTGGCACGTCGCGCTCGGCACCGCGCTGATCGCCGTCATCGCGGCACGCTTACTGTGGTCGCTCGTGCGCCGCAGTCCGCCCGCGCATCAGCAGAACGCGCTTCTCTCGTTCGCCGCGAGCGCGGTTCACAAGCTGCTATACGTCGCGCTGATCGCCGTGCCGTTGCTCGGCTGGCTGAACGCGAACGGCCGCACGTGGCAACTGAAGCTCGCGGGCGTCGTGCCGCTTCCGACCATTGCCGCACCGCACTCGCTCGGCGCGTCGATCGGCGAATGGCACAGCCTGTCGGCGACGCTCTTCATCGTGCTGATCGGCATGCATGCGTTCGCGGCGCTCGTGCATCGCTTCGTGATGAAGGATGGCGCGTTCGAACGGATGATCTGA
- a CDS encoding ArsR/SmtB family transcription factor — translation MRDAGSPIDLSEMRASADAACALLKVLSNPDRLLMMCELAQCGELCVSDIEARLDIHQPTLSQQLAVLRDNALVDTRRDGKNIYYALASQPAIAIMSVLYEQFCATSKKGKRRGR, via the coding sequence ATGCGTGATGCCGGCTCGCCGATCGACCTGTCCGAGATGCGTGCGTCGGCCGATGCCGCGTGTGCGCTGCTGAAGGTGCTGTCGAATCCGGATCGATTGCTGATGATGTGCGAGCTCGCGCAATGCGGCGAGTTGTGCGTGAGCGACATCGAGGCGCGCCTCGACATTCATCAGCCGACGCTGTCGCAACAGCTCGCGGTGCTGCGCGACAACGCGCTCGTCGACACGCGGCGCGACGGCAAGAACATCTACTACGCGCTGGCGAGCCAGCCGGCGATCGCCATCATGTCCGTGCTCTACGAGCAGTTCTGTGCAACGAGCAAGAAGGGGAAACGTCGTGGCCGTTGA
- a CDS encoding YeeE/YedE family protein has translation MAVDLVHFTPGLSLAGGLMIGAAAALLVFFDGRIAGISGIVGGLLARRRSDAGWRAAFLSGLIAAALVAHVLGWFPTPVVDAGWARVIVGGVLVGVGTRYAGGCTSGHGVCGISRGALRSIVATVVFMTAGIATVFVLRHVLGG, from the coding sequence GTGGCCGTTGATCTCGTTCATTTCACGCCGGGCTTGTCGCTCGCGGGCGGCCTGATGATCGGCGCGGCCGCCGCGCTGCTCGTGTTTTTCGACGGCCGCATCGCCGGCATCAGCGGCATCGTCGGCGGGCTGCTCGCCCGCCGGCGCAGCGATGCCGGATGGCGCGCGGCGTTTCTCTCCGGCTTGATCGCGGCCGCGCTCGTCGCGCATGTGCTCGGCTGGTTCCCGACGCCGGTCGTCGACGCCGGCTGGGCGAGAGTGATCGTCGGCGGCGTGCTGGTCGGCGTCGGTACGCGCTATGCGGGCGGCTGCACGAGCGGACACGGCGTCTGCGGGATCTCGCGCGGTGCGCTGCGCTCGATCGTCGCCACCGTGGTGTTCATGACCGCGGGCATCGCGACGGTATTCGTGCTGCGCCACGTCTTGGGAGGGTGA
- a CDS encoding DUF6691 family protein: MSVLFAFLSGLLFGAGLLLSGMANPAKVQGFLDLAGHWDPSLAFVMAGAIAVGSIAFALAKRRERSLLGLPMQMPPRGSVTLRLVAGSAAFGVGWGLVGFCPGPAVVSLGLGGAKAFGFVAAMLVGMAAFEWRERAGAKR, from the coding sequence ATGAGCGTCTTGTTCGCATTCTTGTCGGGCTTGCTGTTCGGCGCGGGGCTGCTGCTGTCCGGGATGGCGAATCCCGCGAAGGTGCAGGGTTTTCTCGATCTCGCGGGCCATTGGGATCCGTCGCTCGCGTTCGTGATGGCCGGCGCGATCGCGGTCGGCTCGATCGCGTTCGCGTTGGCGAAGCGGCGCGAGCGTTCGCTGCTGGGGCTGCCGATGCAGATGCCGCCGCGCGGGTCCGTCACGCTCAGGCTCGTCGCGGGCAGCGCGGCGTTCGGCGTCGGCTGGGGGCTCGTCGGCTTTTGTCCGGGGCCGGCCGTCGTGTCGCTCGGCCTCGGTGGAGCGAAGGCGTTCGGCTTCGTCGCGGCGATGCTGGTCGGGATGGCGGCGTTCGAGTGGCGCGAGCGCGCCGGAGCGAAGCGTTGA
- a CDS encoding GNAT family N-acetyltransferase, giving the protein MISIRLLEPADASAFKALRLVEIDTSPAAIWPTRAEEAARSIEEVEARLRASDMQAVFGALTAAGELAAIVGVRREALVQVGHKATLWGVFVAPPQRGKGLARRLIDAALTHASRDWRIAQVNLCVNTENEPAKALYASLGFETFGVERRAMRVGNRFYDEQHMVRMLR; this is encoded by the coding sequence ATGATCTCGATCCGCCTGCTCGAACCGGCCGACGCGTCCGCGTTCAAAGCGCTGCGTCTCGTCGAGATCGACACGTCGCCGGCCGCGATCTGGCCGACGCGCGCCGAGGAAGCCGCGCGTTCGATCGAGGAAGTGGAAGCGCGGCTCCGGGCGTCGGATATGCAGGCAGTTTTCGGCGCGCTGACCGCCGCCGGCGAGTTGGCCGCGATCGTCGGCGTGCGCAGGGAAGCGCTCGTGCAAGTCGGGCATAAGGCGACGCTTTGGGGGGTGTTCGTCGCGCCCCCGCAGCGCGGCAAGGGGCTCGCCCGTCGGTTGATCGACGCGGCGTTGACGCACGCGTCGCGCGACTGGCGCATCGCGCAGGTCAATCTGTGTGTGAATACCGAGAATGAGCCCGCGAAAGCGCTCTATGCGTCGCTTGGATTCGAGACGTTCGGCGTCGAGCGGCGCGCGATGCGTGTCGGCAATCGGTTTTACGACGAGCAACACATGGTTCGAATGCTGCGCTGA
- a CDS encoding DUF3079 domain-containing protein — translation MAKKFPLHPKHPERNCWGCDRYCSVDALSCGNGSDRTQHPIELLGDDWYEWEQENEAAAQQQGLAQTVAR, via the coding sequence ATGGCGAAGAAATTCCCGCTGCATCCGAAGCACCCTGAACGCAACTGCTGGGGATGCGACCGATATTGCTCGGTCGACGCGCTGTCTTGCGGCAACGGCTCCGACCGGACGCAGCATCCGATCGAATTGCTCGGCGACGATTGGTACGAATGGGAACAGGAAAACGAAGCGGCGGCGCAACAACAAGGGCTGGCGCAAACCGTCGCTCGATGA
- a CDS encoding class I SAM-dependent methyltransferase, producing MPNKSIAAPDSTAVRVALWRAMHVQIDPPPHVLDDEIGLQLAAPDDDWRERPDMDPQATRGYRAAIVGRARFIEDLVCEQVERGVAQYVVLGAGFDTFAQRRTKLASRLRIFEVDQPGAQAWKRQRLIALGFGIPEWLRLVPVDFEAGGSWRERLEADGFDAGRPAVVSSTGVSMYLTRDAVAATLREIATLAPGSTLAMTFLLPLEHLDPAERPQHQAVYERARAAGTPFVSFFSPPEMLALAREAGFREVRHVSTDDLTQRYFAGRADGLRPASGEAFLVATT from the coding sequence ATGCCGAACAAGTCCATCGCAGCCCCGGACAGCACCGCGGTGCGAGTCGCTCTATGGCGGGCCATGCATGTGCAGATCGATCCGCCGCCGCACGTGCTCGACGATGAGATCGGTCTGCAACTGGCCGCGCCGGACGACGACTGGCGCGAGCGTCCGGACATGGATCCGCAAGCGACCCGCGGCTACCGGGCGGCAATCGTCGGCCGGGCCCGCTTCATCGAGGATCTGGTCTGCGAGCAGGTCGAACGCGGCGTCGCCCAGTACGTGGTGCTCGGCGCCGGCTTCGACACGTTCGCCCAGCGCAGAACGAAGCTCGCGTCGCGCCTTCGGATATTCGAAGTCGACCAGCCCGGCGCGCAGGCCTGGAAGCGGCAGCGCCTGATCGCACTCGGCTTCGGCATCCCGGAATGGCTGCGGCTCGTGCCGGTCGATTTCGAGGCGGGAGGATCCTGGCGGGAACGGCTGGAGGCCGACGGCTTCGACGCCGGTCGGCCGGCCGTCGTGTCGTCGACCGGCGTCTCGATGTATCTGACCCGGGACGCGGTCGCCGCCACGCTGCGCGAGATCGCGACGCTCGCCCCGGGGTCTACGCTGGCGATGACGTTCCTGCTGCCGCTCGAACACCTCGATCCCGCCGAGCGCCCGCAGCACCAGGCCGTCTACGAGCGCGCGCGGGCGGCGGGCACCCCGTTCGTCAGCTTCTTCAGCCCGCCCGAGATGCTCGCGCTCGCCCGCGAAGCGGGATTCCGCGAAGTCCGGCACGTGTCCACCGACGATCTCACCCAGCGCTATTTCGCCGGCCGGGCCGACGGACTGCGGCCGGCGAGCGGCGAGGCGTTTCTGGTCGCGACGACTTGA
- a CDS encoding cytochrome-c peroxidase, translating to MSTAGATDTTTTPNTARAAAESPRSPTTVLLPGASPQRVVGTIGRATPQVASKVDTTTAVFRPDPALVALGRRVFFDPRLSEPRGTSCASCHDPGRAFAPTLSPAALAGPRVPQGSRVGHFSRRNAPSLLYVRYVPRRHFYQDDDALAPAPFGGLFSDGRADTLAEQLRGPLFDPDEMNNASPAALLRKIDGTELAAALAERVGPAVRRDPERMVRALGDAMQAYLQSDEMAPFSSRYDAYVTKRAPLTPQELRGLALFKNPDKGNCMSCHTLSDTASRPERSLFTDFGYDAIAVPRNRALPANRDPRRFDNGLCDTAAKLRWPEPTQWCGYLRTPGLRNVAVKESFMHNGVFDTLRDAVAFYNTRSTDPKRWYHGRDTFDDVPAAYRGNINVNSTPMNRRPGTPPAMTDADVDDLVAFLRTLTDERYAGLMPAMPGGKAARP from the coding sequence ATGAGCACGGCAGGCGCGACGGATACGACGACCACGCCGAACACCGCCCGCGCCGCAGCCGAGTCGCCTCGATCGCCGACGACGGTCCTGCTCCCTGGCGCATCGCCGCAGCGCGTCGTCGGCACGATCGGCCGCGCCACGCCGCAGGTCGCGTCGAAGGTCGATACGACGACGGCCGTGTTCCGCCCGGACCCCGCGCTCGTCGCGCTCGGCCGGCGCGTGTTCTTCGATCCTCGGCTGTCGGAGCCGCGCGGCACGTCGTGCGCGAGCTGCCACGATCCGGGCCGCGCGTTCGCGCCGACGCTGTCGCCCGCGGCGCTCGCCGGCCCGCGCGTGCCGCAGGGCAGCCGCGTCGGCCACTTCAGCCGGCGCAACGCGCCGTCGCTGCTGTACGTGCGCTACGTGCCGCGCCGCCACTTCTATCAGGACGACGACGCGCTCGCGCCCGCGCCGTTCGGCGGCCTGTTCTCGGACGGCCGCGCCGACACGCTCGCCGAGCAGCTACGCGGCCCGCTCTTCGATCCGGACGAGATGAACAACGCATCGCCCGCGGCACTCTTGCGAAAGATCGACGGCACCGAGCTCGCCGCGGCGCTCGCCGAGCGTGTCGGCCCGGCGGTCCGGCGCGATCCCGAGCGGATGGTGCGCGCGCTCGGCGACGCGATGCAGGCGTATCTGCAGAGCGACGAAATGGCGCCCTTCTCGTCGCGCTACGACGCATACGTGACGAAGCGCGCGCCGCTCACGCCGCAGGAGTTGCGCGGGCTCGCGCTGTTCAAGAATCCGGACAAGGGCAACTGCATGAGTTGCCATACGCTGTCGGATACCGCGAGCCGCCCCGAGCGCTCGCTCTTCACCGACTTCGGCTACGACGCGATCGCGGTGCCGCGCAACCGCGCGCTGCCCGCGAACCGCGACCCGCGCCGCTTCGACAACGGCCTGTGCGACACGGCCGCGAAGCTGCGCTGGCCGGAGCCGACGCAATGGTGCGGCTATCTGCGCACGCCGGGGCTGCGCAACGTCGCGGTCAAGGAGTCGTTCATGCACAACGGTGTGTTCGACACGCTGCGCGACGCGGTCGCGTTCTACAACACGCGCTCGACCGATCCGAAACGCTGGTATCACGGCCGCGACACGTTCGACGACGTGCCGGCCGCCTATCGCGGCAACATCAACGTGAACTCGACGCCGATGAATCGCCGCCCCGGCACGCCGCCCGCGATGACGGACGCCGACGTCGACGATCTCGTCGCGTTCCTGCGCACGCTGACGGACGAGCGCTACGCCGGACTGATGCCGGCGATGCCGGGCGGCAAGGCGGCGCGGCCGTGA
- a CDS encoding metallophosphoesterase family protein: MPRPILRRAAALLLTLAGATLFHACTSSIDNQPDAASTPANIQAAWVEIGDSNQAIARVITSYTPPAAASGEPAPAVCPQLSADGKLARMTLRAAAGTVAQRPTASDPADSKPSSFPVSVCEATLPAGAKDVTVAGRALPLPKAEPQRVAIIADTGCRMKKADNAFQACSDATVWPFATIASSVARLNPDLVLHVGDYHYRENACPPDIAGCKNSPWGYGWDTWRADLFEPAAPLFAKAPWVVVRGNHEECARAGQGWYRFLDPRPYSDARSCNDPANDGSANYSEPYAVPLGTGSQVIVFDTAKVGRAALKTTDVQFQIYQKQFQTVAALANKPGMSTTIFTNHHPILAFAPIPGSTPAPGNLALQSVMSSLYAQAYYPPGVQVALHGHVHDFQAINFASGHPATIVSGNGGDNLDVALPDPFPANLTPAPGVVIDKLSHNNSFGFLIMERRAAPARGWTFKAYTAAGKLLATCDQAGTTLTCDKTGFIAP; this comes from the coding sequence ATGCCACGACCGATTCTTCGCCGCGCCGCCGCGCTCCTTCTGACACTCGCGGGCGCCACGCTGTTCCACGCCTGCACGAGCAGCATCGACAACCAGCCGGACGCCGCGAGCACACCCGCGAACATCCAGGCGGCGTGGGTCGAGATCGGCGACTCCAATCAGGCGATCGCCCGCGTGATCACGAGCTACACGCCGCCCGCCGCGGCGTCGGGCGAGCCGGCGCCCGCCGTCTGCCCGCAGTTGAGCGCCGACGGCAAGCTCGCGCGGATGACGCTGCGCGCCGCCGCGGGCACCGTCGCGCAACGTCCGACCGCGAGCGATCCGGCCGACTCGAAACCGTCGAGCTTTCCGGTGTCCGTGTGCGAAGCGACGCTGCCCGCGGGCGCGAAGGACGTGACCGTCGCCGGACGAGCGCTGCCGCTGCCGAAGGCCGAGCCGCAGCGCGTCGCGATCATCGCCGACACCGGCTGCCGGATGAAGAAGGCCGACAACGCGTTCCAGGCGTGCAGCGACGCGACGGTATGGCCGTTCGCGACCATTGCGTCGAGCGTCGCGCGGCTGAATCCGGATCTCGTGCTGCACGTCGGCGACTATCACTATCGCGAGAACGCGTGCCCGCCCGACATCGCCGGCTGCAAGAACAGCCCGTGGGGCTACGGCTGGGACACGTGGCGCGCGGACCTGTTCGAGCCCGCCGCGCCGCTCTTCGCAAAGGCGCCGTGGGTCGTCGTGCGCGGCAATCACGAGGAATGCGCACGCGCGGGCCAGGGCTGGTACCGCTTCCTCGATCCGCGCCCGTACTCGGACGCGCGCTCGTGCAACGATCCCGCGAACGACGGCAGCGCGAACTATTCGGAGCCCTACGCGGTGCCGCTCGGCACCGGCTCGCAGGTGATCGTGTTCGATACCGCGAAGGTCGGCCGCGCGGCGCTCAAGACGACGGACGTACAATTCCAGATCTATCAGAAGCAGTTCCAGACGGTGGCCGCGCTCGCGAACAAGCCGGGCATGTCGACGACGATCTTCACGAACCATCATCCGATCCTCGCGTTCGCGCCGATCCCGGGCAGCACGCCCGCGCCGGGCAATCTCGCGCTGCAGTCGGTGATGTCGAGCCTCTATGCGCAGGCGTACTACCCGCCCGGCGTGCAAGTCGCGCTGCACGGCCACGTGCACGACTTCCAGGCGATCAACTTCGCGTCCGGGCATCCGGCGACGATCGTGTCGGGCAACGGCGGCGACAACCTCGACGTCGCGCTGCCCGATCCATTCCCGGCGAACCTGACGCCCGCGCCGGGCGTCGTCATCGACAAGCTGTCGCACAACAACAGCTTCGGCTTCCTGATCATGGAGCGGCGCGCGGCGCCCGCGCGCGGCTGGACGTTCAAGGCGTACACGGCCGCGGGCAAGCTGCTCGCGACCTGCGACCAGGCCGGCACGACGCTCACGTGCGACAAGACCGGCTTCATCGCGCCGTGA
- a CDS encoding amidohydrolase family protein, with protein MSEQERKARAHEAPAHDESGRITAVDAHAHVFETGLPLAGRRRYAPGYDAPLGAYVAQLDAHRVSHGVLVQPSFLGSDCRYLLRALAQQPGRLRGVAVIDAGCGQHALDSLDRAGIVGIRLNLIGLPDPALDSPAWRATLERVAALRWHVELHAEAGRLKRLIAPLLAHRVDIVVDHFGRPDPALGIADAGFRHLLRAAATRRVWVKISGIYRNWPLAPDEAAARARAAFDALEAEYGAERLVWGSDWPHTQFERTETFGRAFALAQQWMRDAAMRRAILVETPARLFRFDEGRSA; from the coding sequence TTGAGCGAGCAGGAGCGGAAAGCGCGCGCGCACGAAGCGCCGGCGCACGACGAGTCCGGCCGCATCACGGCCGTCGACGCGCATGCGCACGTCTTCGAGACGGGACTGCCGCTCGCCGGCCGGCGTCGCTACGCGCCCGGCTACGACGCGCCGCTCGGCGCGTACGTTGCGCAGCTCGACGCGCATCGCGTGTCGCACGGCGTGCTCGTGCAGCCGAGTTTTCTCGGCAGCGACTGCCGCTACCTGCTGCGCGCGCTCGCGCAACAGCCGGGGCGGCTGCGAGGCGTCGCGGTGATCGACGCCGGCTGTGGGCAGCACGCGCTCGACTCACTCGATCGCGCGGGCATCGTCGGCATTCGGCTGAACCTGATCGGGTTGCCCGATCCGGCACTCGACAGCCCGGCGTGGCGCGCGACGCTCGAGCGCGTTGCGGCGCTGCGCTGGCATGTCGAGCTGCACGCGGAAGCGGGACGGCTCAAACGGCTGATCGCGCCGCTGCTCGCGCATCGCGTGGATATCGTCGTCGATCACTTCGGCCGTCCGGATCCGGCGCTCGGCATCGCCGACGCGGGGTTTCGCCATCTGCTGCGCGCAGCCGCGACACGGCGCGTCTGGGTGAAGATTTCGGGCATCTACCGCAACTGGCCACTCGCGCCCGACGAAGCGGCGGCCCGCGCGCGCGCGGCGTTCGACGCGCTCGAAGCCGAATACGGCGCCGAGCGGCTCGTGTGGGGCAGCGACTGGCCGCACACGCAGTTCGAGCGAACCGAGACGTTCGGCCGTGCGTTCGCGCTCGCGCAGCAATGGATGCGCGACGCGGCGATGCGGCGCGCGATTCTCGTCGAGACGCCCGCGCGGCTCTTTCGATTCGACGAGGGGCGAAGCGCGTAA
- a CDS encoding MFS transporter has protein sequence MFKWFGAISARERRTFWACFGGWALDALDVQMFSLVIPAIIAEWSLSRTQAGFVGGATLVASAIGGWAAGMLSDRFGRVRTLQWTIAFFSVGTFLCAFATSYPQFVILKTLQGLGFGGEWAAGAVLMAETIRAEHRGKAMGTVQSAWAVGWAAAVLLYALAFSLMPAALAWRVMFGVGLLPALLIVYVRRGIVEPSTDAPKTPAASQAAAAAPLVGIFARETLRMTLIGALLGVGAHGGYYALMTWLPTYLKVERHLSVLGTGGYLAVIIVAFFCGCVASAHLLDRIGRRSTILVFSACCVATVIAYLFLPLGNAAMLVLGFPLGFFAAGIPASMGALFNELYPRGTRGTGVGFCYNFGRVASAGFPVLVGHMSAGMPLGTAIGIDAAIAYSIVVAAVLMLPETRGRALDEGADADARTPRIATPGAQHR, from the coding sequence GTGTTCAAATGGTTCGGCGCGATTTCGGCCCGCGAACGGCGCACGTTCTGGGCCTGCTTCGGCGGCTGGGCGCTCGATGCGCTCGACGTGCAGATGTTCAGCCTCGTGATTCCCGCGATCATCGCGGAATGGTCGCTCTCCCGCACGCAGGCGGGCTTCGTCGGCGGCGCGACGCTCGTCGCGTCGGCGATCGGCGGCTGGGCGGCCGGCATGCTGTCCGACCGCTTCGGCCGCGTTCGGACGCTGCAATGGACGATTGCGTTCTTCTCGGTCGGCACGTTCCTCTGCGCGTTCGCGACGAGCTATCCGCAATTCGTCATCCTGAAGACGCTGCAGGGCCTCGGCTTCGGCGGCGAATGGGCGGCGGGCGCCGTGCTGATGGCGGAAACGATCCGCGCCGAGCATCGCGGCAAGGCGATGGGGACCGTGCAGAGCGCGTGGGCGGTCGGCTGGGCGGCCGCCGTGCTGCTCTATGCGCTCGCGTTCTCGCTGATGCCCGCCGCGCTCGCGTGGCGCGTGATGTTCGGCGTCGGCCTGCTGCCCGCGCTGCTGATCGTCTACGTGCGGCGCGGGATCGTCGAGCCTTCGACGGATGCGCCCAAGACGCCGGCGGCATCGCAAGCCGCGGCGGCCGCGCCGCTCGTCGGCATCTTCGCGCGGGAGACGCTGCGGATGACGCTGATCGGCGCGCTGCTCGGCGTCGGCGCGCACGGCGGCTACTACGCGCTGATGACGTGGCTGCCGACCTATCTGAAGGTCGAGCGGCATCTGTCGGTGCTCGGCACGGGCGGCTATCTCGCCGTCATCATCGTCGCGTTCTTCTGCGGCTGCGTCGCGAGCGCGCACCTGCTCGACCGCATCGGACGGCGCAGCACGATCCTCGTGTTCTCCGCGTGCTGCGTCGCGACCGTGATCGCGTATCTGTTCCTGCCGCTCGGCAACGCCGCGATGCTCGTGCTCGGCTTTCCGCTCGGCTTTTTCGCGGCCGGCATCCCGGCGAGCATGGGCGCGCTCTTCAACGAGCTCTATCCGCGCGGCACGCGCGGCACGGGTGTCGGCTTTTGCTACAACTTCGGGCGCGTCGCATCGGCCGGCTTTCCGGTGCTCGTCGGCCACATGTCGGCCGGCATGCCGCTCGGCACCGCGATCGGCATCGATGCGGCGATCGCGTATTCGATCGTCGTCGCCGCGGTGCTGATGCTGCCCGAGACGCGCGGACGCGCGCTCGACGAAGGCGCCGATGCCGATGCGCGCACGCCTCGCATCGCGACGCCGGGCGCGCAGCATCGCTGA